A part of Neoarius graeffei isolate fNeoGra1 chromosome 22, fNeoGra1.pri, whole genome shotgun sequence genomic DNA contains:
- the LOC132870265 gene encoding YLP motif-containing protein 1-like produces the protein MYFVVEFLDNSVGIVSNSWTNGDNSMTFWPPYADPNKFKMALLTHAVPGPAWTTHTITVLGTADDYEKARKKAKMAETHLAVASEPEELERCQRSRQPTKRYITLPEPGPSRPLPPVPPAAMNLTLMSPPPPPSPVRQPSLSSSSSHSGQAHHMDTQLLSPPQPLPIHPPLRQPSSSSRNPSEQVDDQLSPPLPIYPPARQPSLSSGLERYLVSTLEEIKDRLSALERTVTMLARSGSNKHAKLPDNLELPLQNFQDLNGLEEKLEDSPYQKRIGMYIGF, from the exons ATGTATTTTGTTGTGGAGTTCCTTGACAACTCTGTTGGGATTGTAAGCAACAGCTGGACTAATGGTGACAATTCGATGACCTTCTGGCCACCTTATGCAGATCCAAATAAATTTAAAATGGCTCTATTAACACATGCAGTCCCTGGACCAGCGTGGACCACCCACACCATCACAGTTTTGGGCACTGCAG ATGACTATGAAAAGGCGAGAAAAAAGGCCAAAATGGCAGAAACACATTTAGCTGTCGCCAGTGAGCCTGAGGAGTTGGAGAGATGCCAGCGTTCAAGACA ACCAACGAAACGTTACATCACCCTGCCTGAGCCTGGACCAAGTAGACCATTGCCACCAGTTCCACCAGCAGCGATGAACCTGACTCTTATGAGCCCACCCCCACCACCTTCACCAGTGAGGCAGCCATCATTGTCCTCAT CAAGTTCACACTCAGGCCAAGCCCATCACATGGACACCCAGCTGTTGAGCCCACCTCAACCCCTCCCAATTCACCCCCCTTTGAGGCAGCCATCATCATCCTCAA GAAATCCATCTGAACAAGTGGACGACCAACTTAGTCCACCCCTCCCTATTTACCCACCTGCAAGGCAGCCATCATTATCCTCAG GCCTTGAGAGATATTTGGTCTCTACGCTGGAGGAGATTAAGGATAGGCTGTCTGCATTGGAGCGGACGGTGACAATGTTGGCCAGATCAGGCAGCAACAAACACGCAAAGCTGCCAGACAACTTGGAGCTACCTCTCCAGAACTTCCAGGACCTCAATGGACTGGAGGAAAAACTGGAGGACAGCCCCTACCAAAAAAGAATTGGTATGTATATTGGTTTCTAA